A region from the Carassius carassius unplaced genomic scaffold, fCarCar2.1 SCAFFOLD_77, whole genome shotgun sequence genome encodes:
- the LOC132139441 gene encoding protein PHTF2-like isoform X2, producing the protein MASKVRDAVLWYQKKIGAYDQQIWEKSVEQREIKGLRNKPKKTGHVKPDLIDVDLVRGSAFAKAKPESPWTSLTRKGIVRVVFFPFFFRWWIQVTSRAVFYLLLSLYLLQVLAAALFFSVSSPHDVPVTEVFGAIALMLMLGTVHCQIVSTHTPKASSGGRRRRKLRKAAHLDIHREGDGSSTTDNTQEGSPQGSLSAGSHGLVTFFRDLWHGFFKAGSKKSKLSLDKSTETDNGYVSLDGRITSKSSEERLLLHEPHCDLLRSETHWSLPHTPNQRILPPTGQCLSEAAAPCAGENLSDEASSEEGPENYSTLRRGLERKNSDCTLRNRKAHPYKKHYTAEETLKLGTSCSSRCSSSRTQDSESTRHESETEDVLWEDFLHCAECRSSCSSETDADGAAICSASKKEFRDDPFHQVCHRSGQGHVPWLHSSNPGLERVSAIVWEGNECKKADMSVLEISGMIMNRVNLYTPGIGYQILGNLVSVTLGLTPFAFRLFQHKDPEQLVSLSAGELVSVAFGSSADTLVMAMVSVSFVVRVCLIWLFFFLLSVAERTYRQRLLFAKLFGHLTSARRARKSEVPHFRLKKVQNIKMWLSLRSYLKRRGPQRSVDVIVSSAFLLTLSVVFVCCAQLLHVHETFLEFHYNWELVIWSGSLSLYLLRFVTLGSETSKKYSNTSILLTEQINLYLKMEKKPNKKEELTLVNNVLKLATKLLKELDAPFRLYGLTMNPLLYNITQVVILSAVSGVISDLLGFNLKLWKIKS; encoded by the exons ATGGCGTCGAAGGTGCGTGATGCTGTGCTCTGGTACCAGAAGAAG ATTGGTGCGTACGACCAGCAGATATGGGAGAAATCAGTGGAACAGCGAGAGATCAAG GGTCTGAGGAACAAACCGAAGAAGACTGGTCATGTAAAGCCGGACCTGATTGACGTGGATCTGGTTAGAG GTTCTGCGTTTGCTAAAGCGAAGCCGGAGAGCCCGTGGACCTCTCTGACCCGGAAGGGCATCGTCAGAGTGGTTTTCTTCCCCTTTTTCTTCCGCTGGTGGATTCAGGTGACGTCGAGGGCCGTCTTCTACCTGCTGCTGTCTCTCTACCTGCTGCAGG TGCTGGCGGCGGCGTTGTTCTTCAGCGTCTCCAGTCCTCACGATGTCCCCGTCACCGAAGTGTTTGGTGCCATCGCTCTGATGCTGATGTTAGGAACTGTTCACTGCCAGATCGTCTCCACACACACTCCTAAAGCCAGCAGCGGCGGGAGACGACGCAG GAAGTTGAGGAAAGCAGCTCATTTGGACATTCATAGAGAAGGCGACGGCTCTAGCACTACTGATAACACGCAAGAGGGATCGCCGCAGGGCTCGCTGTCCGCCGGCTCACACGGCCTCGTCACTTTCTTCAGAGATCTCTGGCATGGTTTCTTTAAAGCGGG GTCTAAGAAGTCCAAGCTGTCCCTCGATAAGTCTACAGAGACGGACAATGGATACGTGTCTCTTGACGGCCGCATCACCAGCAAAAGCAGCGAGGAGCGTTTACTGCTGCACGAGCCTCACTGCGACCTGCTGCGCTCCGAGACACACTGGAGCCTCCCGCACACCCCAAACCAGCGGATCCTGCCGCCCACGggccag tgtctgtccGAGGCTGCGGCTCCTTGTGCGGGGGAGAACTTGTCAGATGAAGCGTCCAGTGAAGAAGGCCCAGAGAACTACAGCACGCTCCGCAGGGGACTGGAGCGCAAGAACAGCGACTGCACGCTGCGCAACAGGAAAGCACACCCCTACAAGAAGCATTACACtgctgag GAGACGCTGAAGTTGGGCACCAGCTGCAGCTCGCGGTGCTCCAGCTCGAGGACGCAGGACTCTGAGAGCACACGACACGAGTCTGAGACAGAGGATGTTCTGTGGGAGGACTTCCTGCACTGCGCCGAGTGCCGCTCCTCCTGCTCCAGCGAAACAGACGCCGAcggagccgccatctgctctgcctCCAAGAAGGAGTTCAGAGACGACCCGTTCCATCAGGTGTGTCACCGATCCGGTCAG GGTCACGTGCCATGGCTCCACAGCTCTAATCCAGGCCTGGAGCGCGTCAGTGCAATCGTGTGGGAAGGAAACGAATGCAAGAAAGCAGACATGTCTGTGCTGGAAATCAGCGGCATGATAATGAACAGG GTCAATCTCTACACTCCAGGGATCGGCTATCAGATCTTGGGGAATCTGGTGTCTGTGACGCTGGGTTTGACTCCGTTTGCGTTCAGATTGTTCCAGCACAAAGATCCGGAGCAGCTGGTGTCTCTGTCGGCCGGTGAGCTGGTGTCTGTGGCCTTCGGCTCGTCCGCTGACACTCTGGTGATGGCGATGGTGAGCGTGAGCTTCGTGGTGCGCGTCTGTCTCATCtggctcttcttcttcttgctcagCGTTGCTGAGAGGACGTACAGACAG CGGCTGCTGTTTGCGAAGCTGTTTGGTCACCTGACGTCAGCGCGGAGGGCCAGAAAATCAGAAGTGCCTCATTTCCGTCTGAAGAAGGTGCAGAACATTAAGATGTGGCTGTCGCTGCGCTCTTACCTGAAG CGTCGAGGTCCGCAGCGCTCGGTGGACGTGATCGTCTCCTCTGCGTTCCTGCTCACGCTCTCGGTGGTCTTCGTCTGCTGCGCTCAG CTGCTTCACGTGCACGAGACGTTCCTGGAGTTTCACTATAACTGGGAGCTGGTAATCTGGAGCGGCTCGCTGTCGCTGTACCTGCTCCGCTTCGTCACGCTGGGCTCCGAAACCAGCAAGAAATACAGCAACACCTCCATCTTACTCACagagcag ATTAACTTGTACTTGAAAATGGAAAAGAAACCGAACAAGAAAGAAGAACTCACTCTGGTCAACAACGTCCTTAAACTGGCCACCAAATTACTGAAG
- the LOC132139441 gene encoding protein PHTF2-like isoform X1: MASKVRDAVLWYQKKIGAYDQQIWEKSVEQREIKFIRRGLRNKPKKTGHVKPDLIDVDLVRGSAFAKAKPESPWTSLTRKGIVRVVFFPFFFRWWIQVTSRAVFYLLLSLYLLQVLAAALFFSVSSPHDVPVTEVFGAIALMLMLGTVHCQIVSTHTPKASSGGRRRRKLRKAAHLDIHREGDGSSTTDNTQEGSPQGSLSAGSHGLVTFFRDLWHGFFKAGSKKSKLSLDKSTETDNGYVSLDGRITSKSSEERLLLHEPHCDLLRSETHWSLPHTPNQRILPPTGQCLSEAAAPCAGENLSDEASSEEGPENYSTLRRGLERKNSDCTLRNRKAHPYKKHYTAEETLKLGTSCSSRCSSSRTQDSESTRHESETEDVLWEDFLHCAECRSSCSSETDADGAAICSASKKEFRDDPFHQVCHRSGQGHVPWLHSSNPGLERVSAIVWEGNECKKADMSVLEISGMIMNRVNLYTPGIGYQILGNLVSVTLGLTPFAFRLFQHKDPEQLVSLSAGELVSVAFGSSADTLVMAMVSVSFVVRVCLIWLFFFLLSVAERTYRQRLLFAKLFGHLTSARRARKSEVPHFRLKKVQNIKMWLSLRSYLKRRGPQRSVDVIVSSAFLLTLSVVFVCCAQLLHVHETFLEFHYNWELVIWSGSLSLYLLRFVTLGSETSKKYSNTSILLTEQINLYLKMEKKPNKKEELTLVNNVLKLATKLLKELDAPFRLYGLTMNPLLYNITQVVILSAVSGVISDLLGFNLKLWKIKS, from the exons ATGGCGTCGAAGGTGCGTGATGCTGTGCTCTGGTACCAGAAGAAG ATTGGTGCGTACGACCAGCAGATATGGGAGAAATCAGTGGAACAGCGAGAGATCAAG TTTATCAGACGC GGTCTGAGGAACAAACCGAAGAAGACTGGTCATGTAAAGCCGGACCTGATTGACGTGGATCTGGTTAGAG GTTCTGCGTTTGCTAAAGCGAAGCCGGAGAGCCCGTGGACCTCTCTGACCCGGAAGGGCATCGTCAGAGTGGTTTTCTTCCCCTTTTTCTTCCGCTGGTGGATTCAGGTGACGTCGAGGGCCGTCTTCTACCTGCTGCTGTCTCTCTACCTGCTGCAGG TGCTGGCGGCGGCGTTGTTCTTCAGCGTCTCCAGTCCTCACGATGTCCCCGTCACCGAAGTGTTTGGTGCCATCGCTCTGATGCTGATGTTAGGAACTGTTCACTGCCAGATCGTCTCCACACACACTCCTAAAGCCAGCAGCGGCGGGAGACGACGCAG GAAGTTGAGGAAAGCAGCTCATTTGGACATTCATAGAGAAGGCGACGGCTCTAGCACTACTGATAACACGCAAGAGGGATCGCCGCAGGGCTCGCTGTCCGCCGGCTCACACGGCCTCGTCACTTTCTTCAGAGATCTCTGGCATGGTTTCTTTAAAGCGGG GTCTAAGAAGTCCAAGCTGTCCCTCGATAAGTCTACAGAGACGGACAATGGATACGTGTCTCTTGACGGCCGCATCACCAGCAAAAGCAGCGAGGAGCGTTTACTGCTGCACGAGCCTCACTGCGACCTGCTGCGCTCCGAGACACACTGGAGCCTCCCGCACACCCCAAACCAGCGGATCCTGCCGCCCACGggccag tgtctgtccGAGGCTGCGGCTCCTTGTGCGGGGGAGAACTTGTCAGATGAAGCGTCCAGTGAAGAAGGCCCAGAGAACTACAGCACGCTCCGCAGGGGACTGGAGCGCAAGAACAGCGACTGCACGCTGCGCAACAGGAAAGCACACCCCTACAAGAAGCATTACACtgctgag GAGACGCTGAAGTTGGGCACCAGCTGCAGCTCGCGGTGCTCCAGCTCGAGGACGCAGGACTCTGAGAGCACACGACACGAGTCTGAGACAGAGGATGTTCTGTGGGAGGACTTCCTGCACTGCGCCGAGTGCCGCTCCTCCTGCTCCAGCGAAACAGACGCCGAcggagccgccatctgctctgcctCCAAGAAGGAGTTCAGAGACGACCCGTTCCATCAGGTGTGTCACCGATCCGGTCAG GGTCACGTGCCATGGCTCCACAGCTCTAATCCAGGCCTGGAGCGCGTCAGTGCAATCGTGTGGGAAGGAAACGAATGCAAGAAAGCAGACATGTCTGTGCTGGAAATCAGCGGCATGATAATGAACAGG GTCAATCTCTACACTCCAGGGATCGGCTATCAGATCTTGGGGAATCTGGTGTCTGTGACGCTGGGTTTGACTCCGTTTGCGTTCAGATTGTTCCAGCACAAAGATCCGGAGCAGCTGGTGTCTCTGTCGGCCGGTGAGCTGGTGTCTGTGGCCTTCGGCTCGTCCGCTGACACTCTGGTGATGGCGATGGTGAGCGTGAGCTTCGTGGTGCGCGTCTGTCTCATCtggctcttcttcttcttgctcagCGTTGCTGAGAGGACGTACAGACAG CGGCTGCTGTTTGCGAAGCTGTTTGGTCACCTGACGTCAGCGCGGAGGGCCAGAAAATCAGAAGTGCCTCATTTCCGTCTGAAGAAGGTGCAGAACATTAAGATGTGGCTGTCGCTGCGCTCTTACCTGAAG CGTCGAGGTCCGCAGCGCTCGGTGGACGTGATCGTCTCCTCTGCGTTCCTGCTCACGCTCTCGGTGGTCTTCGTCTGCTGCGCTCAG CTGCTTCACGTGCACGAGACGTTCCTGGAGTTTCACTATAACTGGGAGCTGGTAATCTGGAGCGGCTCGCTGTCGCTGTACCTGCTCCGCTTCGTCACGCTGGGCTCCGAAACCAGCAAGAAATACAGCAACACCTCCATCTTACTCACagagcag ATTAACTTGTACTTGAAAATGGAAAAGAAACCGAACAAGAAAGAAGAACTCACTCTGGTCAACAACGTCCTTAAACTGGCCACCAAATTACTGAAG
- the LOC132139441 gene encoding protein PHTF2-like isoform X3, whose amino-acid sequence MASKVRDAVLWYQKKIGAYDQQIWEKSVEQREIKFIRRGLRNKPKKTGHVKPDLIDVDLVRGSAFAKAKPESPWTSLTRKGIVRVVFFPFFFRWWIQVTSRAVFYLLLSLYLLQVLAAALFFSVSSPHDVPVTEVFGAIALMLMLGTVHCQIVSTHTPKASSGGRRRRKLRKAAHLDIHREGDGSSTTDNTQEGSPQGSLSAGSHGLVTFFRDLWHGFFKAGSKKSKLSLDKSTETDNGYVSLDGRITSKSSEERLLLHEPHCDLLRSETHWSLPHTPNQRILPPTGQCLSEAAAPCAGENLSDEASSEEGPENYSTLRRGLERKNSDCTLRNRKAHPYKKHYTAEETLKLGTSCSSRCSSSRTQDSESTRHESETEDVLWEDFLHCAECRSSCSSETDADGAAICSASKKEFRDDPFHQGHVPWLHSSNPGLERVSAIVWEGNECKKADMSVLEISGMIMNRVNLYTPGIGYQILGNLVSVTLGLTPFAFRLFQHKDPEQLVSLSAGELVSVAFGSSADTLVMAMVSVSFVVRVCLIWLFFFLLSVAERTYRQRLLFAKLFGHLTSARRARKSEVPHFRLKKVQNIKMWLSLRSYLKRRGPQRSVDVIVSSAFLLTLSVVFVCCAQLLHVHETFLEFHYNWELVIWSGSLSLYLLRFVTLGSETSKKYSNTSILLTEQINLYLKMEKKPNKKEELTLVNNVLKLATKLLKELDAPFRLYGLTMNPLLYNITQVVILSAVSGVISDLLGFNLKLWKIKS is encoded by the exons ATGGCGTCGAAGGTGCGTGATGCTGTGCTCTGGTACCAGAAGAAG ATTGGTGCGTACGACCAGCAGATATGGGAGAAATCAGTGGAACAGCGAGAGATCAAG TTTATCAGACGC GGTCTGAGGAACAAACCGAAGAAGACTGGTCATGTAAAGCCGGACCTGATTGACGTGGATCTGGTTAGAG GTTCTGCGTTTGCTAAAGCGAAGCCGGAGAGCCCGTGGACCTCTCTGACCCGGAAGGGCATCGTCAGAGTGGTTTTCTTCCCCTTTTTCTTCCGCTGGTGGATTCAGGTGACGTCGAGGGCCGTCTTCTACCTGCTGCTGTCTCTCTACCTGCTGCAGG TGCTGGCGGCGGCGTTGTTCTTCAGCGTCTCCAGTCCTCACGATGTCCCCGTCACCGAAGTGTTTGGTGCCATCGCTCTGATGCTGATGTTAGGAACTGTTCACTGCCAGATCGTCTCCACACACACTCCTAAAGCCAGCAGCGGCGGGAGACGACGCAG GAAGTTGAGGAAAGCAGCTCATTTGGACATTCATAGAGAAGGCGACGGCTCTAGCACTACTGATAACACGCAAGAGGGATCGCCGCAGGGCTCGCTGTCCGCCGGCTCACACGGCCTCGTCACTTTCTTCAGAGATCTCTGGCATGGTTTCTTTAAAGCGGG GTCTAAGAAGTCCAAGCTGTCCCTCGATAAGTCTACAGAGACGGACAATGGATACGTGTCTCTTGACGGCCGCATCACCAGCAAAAGCAGCGAGGAGCGTTTACTGCTGCACGAGCCTCACTGCGACCTGCTGCGCTCCGAGACACACTGGAGCCTCCCGCACACCCCAAACCAGCGGATCCTGCCGCCCACGggccag tgtctgtccGAGGCTGCGGCTCCTTGTGCGGGGGAGAACTTGTCAGATGAAGCGTCCAGTGAAGAAGGCCCAGAGAACTACAGCACGCTCCGCAGGGGACTGGAGCGCAAGAACAGCGACTGCACGCTGCGCAACAGGAAAGCACACCCCTACAAGAAGCATTACACtgctgag GAGACGCTGAAGTTGGGCACCAGCTGCAGCTCGCGGTGCTCCAGCTCGAGGACGCAGGACTCTGAGAGCACACGACACGAGTCTGAGACAGAGGATGTTCTGTGGGAGGACTTCCTGCACTGCGCCGAGTGCCGCTCCTCCTGCTCCAGCGAAACAGACGCCGAcggagccgccatctgctctgcctCCAAGAAGGAGTTCAGAGACGACCCGTTCCATCAG GGTCACGTGCCATGGCTCCACAGCTCTAATCCAGGCCTGGAGCGCGTCAGTGCAATCGTGTGGGAAGGAAACGAATGCAAGAAAGCAGACATGTCTGTGCTGGAAATCAGCGGCATGATAATGAACAGG GTCAATCTCTACACTCCAGGGATCGGCTATCAGATCTTGGGGAATCTGGTGTCTGTGACGCTGGGTTTGACTCCGTTTGCGTTCAGATTGTTCCAGCACAAAGATCCGGAGCAGCTGGTGTCTCTGTCGGCCGGTGAGCTGGTGTCTGTGGCCTTCGGCTCGTCCGCTGACACTCTGGTGATGGCGATGGTGAGCGTGAGCTTCGTGGTGCGCGTCTGTCTCATCtggctcttcttcttcttgctcagCGTTGCTGAGAGGACGTACAGACAG CGGCTGCTGTTTGCGAAGCTGTTTGGTCACCTGACGTCAGCGCGGAGGGCCAGAAAATCAGAAGTGCCTCATTTCCGTCTGAAGAAGGTGCAGAACATTAAGATGTGGCTGTCGCTGCGCTCTTACCTGAAG CGTCGAGGTCCGCAGCGCTCGGTGGACGTGATCGTCTCCTCTGCGTTCCTGCTCACGCTCTCGGTGGTCTTCGTCTGCTGCGCTCAG CTGCTTCACGTGCACGAGACGTTCCTGGAGTTTCACTATAACTGGGAGCTGGTAATCTGGAGCGGCTCGCTGTCGCTGTACCTGCTCCGCTTCGTCACGCTGGGCTCCGAAACCAGCAAGAAATACAGCAACACCTCCATCTTACTCACagagcag ATTAACTTGTACTTGAAAATGGAAAAGAAACCGAACAAGAAAGAAGAACTCACTCTGGTCAACAACGTCCTTAAACTGGCCACCAAATTACTGAAG
- the LOC132139441 gene encoding protein PHTF2-like isoform X4 — protein MASKVRDAVLWYQKKIGAYDQQIWEKSVEQREIKFIRRGLRNKPKKTGHVKPDLIDVDLVRGSAFAKAKPESPWTSLTRKGIVRVVFFPFFFRWWIQVTSRAVFYLLLSLYLLQVLAAALFFSVSSPHDVPVTEVFGAIALMLMLGTVHCQIVSTHTPKASSGGRRRRSKKSKLSLDKSTETDNGYVSLDGRITSKSSEERLLLHEPHCDLLRSETHWSLPHTPNQRILPPTGQCLSEAAAPCAGENLSDEASSEEGPENYSTLRRGLERKNSDCTLRNRKAHPYKKHYTAEETLKLGTSCSSRCSSSRTQDSESTRHESETEDVLWEDFLHCAECRSSCSSETDADGAAICSASKKEFRDDPFHQVCHRSGQGHVPWLHSSNPGLERVSAIVWEGNECKKADMSVLEISGMIMNRVNLYTPGIGYQILGNLVSVTLGLTPFAFRLFQHKDPEQLVSLSAGELVSVAFGSSADTLVMAMVSVSFVVRVCLIWLFFFLLSVAERTYRQRLLFAKLFGHLTSARRARKSEVPHFRLKKVQNIKMWLSLRSYLKRRGPQRSVDVIVSSAFLLTLSVVFVCCAQLLHVHETFLEFHYNWELVIWSGSLSLYLLRFVTLGSETSKKYSNTSILLTEQINLYLKMEKKPNKKEELTLVNNVLKLATKLLKELDAPFRLYGLTMNPLLYNITQVVILSAVSGVISDLLGFNLKLWKIKS, from the exons ATGGCGTCGAAGGTGCGTGATGCTGTGCTCTGGTACCAGAAGAAG ATTGGTGCGTACGACCAGCAGATATGGGAGAAATCAGTGGAACAGCGAGAGATCAAG TTTATCAGACGC GGTCTGAGGAACAAACCGAAGAAGACTGGTCATGTAAAGCCGGACCTGATTGACGTGGATCTGGTTAGAG GTTCTGCGTTTGCTAAAGCGAAGCCGGAGAGCCCGTGGACCTCTCTGACCCGGAAGGGCATCGTCAGAGTGGTTTTCTTCCCCTTTTTCTTCCGCTGGTGGATTCAGGTGACGTCGAGGGCCGTCTTCTACCTGCTGCTGTCTCTCTACCTGCTGCAGG TGCTGGCGGCGGCGTTGTTCTTCAGCGTCTCCAGTCCTCACGATGTCCCCGTCACCGAAGTGTTTGGTGCCATCGCTCTGATGCTGATGTTAGGAACTGTTCACTGCCAGATCGTCTCCACACACACTCCTAAAGCCAGCAGCGGCGGGAGACGACGCAG GTCTAAGAAGTCCAAGCTGTCCCTCGATAAGTCTACAGAGACGGACAATGGATACGTGTCTCTTGACGGCCGCATCACCAGCAAAAGCAGCGAGGAGCGTTTACTGCTGCACGAGCCTCACTGCGACCTGCTGCGCTCCGAGACACACTGGAGCCTCCCGCACACCCCAAACCAGCGGATCCTGCCGCCCACGggccag tgtctgtccGAGGCTGCGGCTCCTTGTGCGGGGGAGAACTTGTCAGATGAAGCGTCCAGTGAAGAAGGCCCAGAGAACTACAGCACGCTCCGCAGGGGACTGGAGCGCAAGAACAGCGACTGCACGCTGCGCAACAGGAAAGCACACCCCTACAAGAAGCATTACACtgctgag GAGACGCTGAAGTTGGGCACCAGCTGCAGCTCGCGGTGCTCCAGCTCGAGGACGCAGGACTCTGAGAGCACACGACACGAGTCTGAGACAGAGGATGTTCTGTGGGAGGACTTCCTGCACTGCGCCGAGTGCCGCTCCTCCTGCTCCAGCGAAACAGACGCCGAcggagccgccatctgctctgcctCCAAGAAGGAGTTCAGAGACGACCCGTTCCATCAGGTGTGTCACCGATCCGGTCAG GGTCACGTGCCATGGCTCCACAGCTCTAATCCAGGCCTGGAGCGCGTCAGTGCAATCGTGTGGGAAGGAAACGAATGCAAGAAAGCAGACATGTCTGTGCTGGAAATCAGCGGCATGATAATGAACAGG GTCAATCTCTACACTCCAGGGATCGGCTATCAGATCTTGGGGAATCTGGTGTCTGTGACGCTGGGTTTGACTCCGTTTGCGTTCAGATTGTTCCAGCACAAAGATCCGGAGCAGCTGGTGTCTCTGTCGGCCGGTGAGCTGGTGTCTGTGGCCTTCGGCTCGTCCGCTGACACTCTGGTGATGGCGATGGTGAGCGTGAGCTTCGTGGTGCGCGTCTGTCTCATCtggctcttcttcttcttgctcagCGTTGCTGAGAGGACGTACAGACAG CGGCTGCTGTTTGCGAAGCTGTTTGGTCACCTGACGTCAGCGCGGAGGGCCAGAAAATCAGAAGTGCCTCATTTCCGTCTGAAGAAGGTGCAGAACATTAAGATGTGGCTGTCGCTGCGCTCTTACCTGAAG CGTCGAGGTCCGCAGCGCTCGGTGGACGTGATCGTCTCCTCTGCGTTCCTGCTCACGCTCTCGGTGGTCTTCGTCTGCTGCGCTCAG CTGCTTCACGTGCACGAGACGTTCCTGGAGTTTCACTATAACTGGGAGCTGGTAATCTGGAGCGGCTCGCTGTCGCTGTACCTGCTCCGCTTCGTCACGCTGGGCTCCGAAACCAGCAAGAAATACAGCAACACCTCCATCTTACTCACagagcag ATTAACTTGTACTTGAAAATGGAAAAGAAACCGAACAAGAAAGAAGAACTCACTCTGGTCAACAACGTCCTTAAACTGGCCACCAAATTACTGAAG
- the LOC132139441 gene encoding protein PHTF2-like isoform X5, protein MASKVRDAVLWYQKKIGAYDQQIWEKSVEQREIKGLRNKPKKTGHVKPDLIDVDLVRGSAFAKAKPESPWTSLTRKGIVRVVFFPFFFRWWIQVTSRAVFYLLLSLYLLQVLAAALFFSVSSPHDVPVTEVFGAIALMLMLGTVHCQIVSTHTPKASSGGRRRRKLRKAAHLDIHREGDGSSTTDNTQEGSPQGSLSAGSHGLVTFFRDLWHGFFKAGSKKSKLSLDKSTETDNGYVSLDGRITSKSSEERLLLHEPHCDLLRSETHWSLPHTPNQRILPPTGQCLSEAAAPCAGENLSDEASSEEGPENYSTLRRGLERKNSDCTLRNRKAHPYKKHYTAEETLKLGTSCSSRCSSSRTQDSESTRHESETEDVLWEDFLHCAECRSSCSSETDADGAAICSASKKEFRDDPFHQGHVPWLHSSNPGLERVSAIVWEGNECKKADMSVLEISGMIMNRVNLYTPGIGYQILGNLVSVTLGLTPFAFRLFQHKDPEQLVSLSAGELVSVAFGSSADTLVMAMVSVSFVVRVCLIWLFFFLLSVAERTYRQRLLFAKLFGHLTSARRARKSEVPHFRLKKVQNIKMWLSLRSYLKRRGPQRSVDVIVSSAFLLTLSVVFVCCAQLLHVHETFLEFHYNWELVIWSGSLSLYLLRFVTLGSETSKKYSNTSILLTEQINLYLKMEKKPNKKEELTLVNNVLKLATKLLKELDAPFRLYGLTMNPLLYNITQVVILSAVSGVISDLLGFNLKLWKIKS, encoded by the exons ATGGCGTCGAAGGTGCGTGATGCTGTGCTCTGGTACCAGAAGAAG ATTGGTGCGTACGACCAGCAGATATGGGAGAAATCAGTGGAACAGCGAGAGATCAAG GGTCTGAGGAACAAACCGAAGAAGACTGGTCATGTAAAGCCGGACCTGATTGACGTGGATCTGGTTAGAG GTTCTGCGTTTGCTAAAGCGAAGCCGGAGAGCCCGTGGACCTCTCTGACCCGGAAGGGCATCGTCAGAGTGGTTTTCTTCCCCTTTTTCTTCCGCTGGTGGATTCAGGTGACGTCGAGGGCCGTCTTCTACCTGCTGCTGTCTCTCTACCTGCTGCAGG TGCTGGCGGCGGCGTTGTTCTTCAGCGTCTCCAGTCCTCACGATGTCCCCGTCACCGAAGTGTTTGGTGCCATCGCTCTGATGCTGATGTTAGGAACTGTTCACTGCCAGATCGTCTCCACACACACTCCTAAAGCCAGCAGCGGCGGGAGACGACGCAG GAAGTTGAGGAAAGCAGCTCATTTGGACATTCATAGAGAAGGCGACGGCTCTAGCACTACTGATAACACGCAAGAGGGATCGCCGCAGGGCTCGCTGTCCGCCGGCTCACACGGCCTCGTCACTTTCTTCAGAGATCTCTGGCATGGTTTCTTTAAAGCGGG GTCTAAGAAGTCCAAGCTGTCCCTCGATAAGTCTACAGAGACGGACAATGGATACGTGTCTCTTGACGGCCGCATCACCAGCAAAAGCAGCGAGGAGCGTTTACTGCTGCACGAGCCTCACTGCGACCTGCTGCGCTCCGAGACACACTGGAGCCTCCCGCACACCCCAAACCAGCGGATCCTGCCGCCCACGggccag tgtctgtccGAGGCTGCGGCTCCTTGTGCGGGGGAGAACTTGTCAGATGAAGCGTCCAGTGAAGAAGGCCCAGAGAACTACAGCACGCTCCGCAGGGGACTGGAGCGCAAGAACAGCGACTGCACGCTGCGCAACAGGAAAGCACACCCCTACAAGAAGCATTACACtgctgag GAGACGCTGAAGTTGGGCACCAGCTGCAGCTCGCGGTGCTCCAGCTCGAGGACGCAGGACTCTGAGAGCACACGACACGAGTCTGAGACAGAGGATGTTCTGTGGGAGGACTTCCTGCACTGCGCCGAGTGCCGCTCCTCCTGCTCCAGCGAAACAGACGCCGAcggagccgccatctgctctgcctCCAAGAAGGAGTTCAGAGACGACCCGTTCCATCAG GGTCACGTGCCATGGCTCCACAGCTCTAATCCAGGCCTGGAGCGCGTCAGTGCAATCGTGTGGGAAGGAAACGAATGCAAGAAAGCAGACATGTCTGTGCTGGAAATCAGCGGCATGATAATGAACAGG GTCAATCTCTACACTCCAGGGATCGGCTATCAGATCTTGGGGAATCTGGTGTCTGTGACGCTGGGTTTGACTCCGTTTGCGTTCAGATTGTTCCAGCACAAAGATCCGGAGCAGCTGGTGTCTCTGTCGGCCGGTGAGCTGGTGTCTGTGGCCTTCGGCTCGTCCGCTGACACTCTGGTGATGGCGATGGTGAGCGTGAGCTTCGTGGTGCGCGTCTGTCTCATCtggctcttcttcttcttgctcagCGTTGCTGAGAGGACGTACAGACAG CGGCTGCTGTTTGCGAAGCTGTTTGGTCACCTGACGTCAGCGCGGAGGGCCAGAAAATCAGAAGTGCCTCATTTCCGTCTGAAGAAGGTGCAGAACATTAAGATGTGGCTGTCGCTGCGCTCTTACCTGAAG CGTCGAGGTCCGCAGCGCTCGGTGGACGTGATCGTCTCCTCTGCGTTCCTGCTCACGCTCTCGGTGGTCTTCGTCTGCTGCGCTCAG CTGCTTCACGTGCACGAGACGTTCCTGGAGTTTCACTATAACTGGGAGCTGGTAATCTGGAGCGGCTCGCTGTCGCTGTACCTGCTCCGCTTCGTCACGCTGGGCTCCGAAACCAGCAAGAAATACAGCAACACCTCCATCTTACTCACagagcag ATTAACTTGTACTTGAAAATGGAAAAGAAACCGAACAAGAAAGAAGAACTCACTCTGGTCAACAACGTCCTTAAACTGGCCACCAAATTACTGAAG